One Campylobacter concisus DNA segment encodes these proteins:
- a CDS encoding pyridoxamine 5'-phosphate oxidase family protein: MDERIVKFLKKMHLASVCAIDDEGQPYAFSAFYAFDELSFCLLLASSDESSHVKFLKNSKLVAGTVALDTKIVGKIEGVQFQGVMREASTSEREIYFKRFFYAKAMDPKIWSISLEKVKFTSNTLGFGKKIFWQK; the protein is encoded by the coding sequence ATGGATGAGAGGATAGTTAAATTTTTAAAAAAGATGCACCTTGCAAGCGTTTGCGCCATTGATGATGAGGGTCAGCCTTACGCTTTTAGCGCGTTTTACGCCTTTGATGAGCTAAGCTTTTGCCTTTTACTGGCTAGCTCTGATGAGAGCTCGCATGTTAAATTTTTAAAAAACTCAAAGCTCGTTGCTGGCACGGTCGCTCTTGATACAAAGATCGTTGGCAAGATAGAGGGCGTGCAGTTTCAAGGAGTGATGAGAGAGGCTAGCACAAGCGAGCGAGAAATTTACTTTAAAAGATTTTTTTACGCAAAAGCGATGGATCCAAAAATTTGGTCTATAAGCCTTGAAAAGGTTAAATTTACGAGCAACACTCTAGGTTTTGGCAAGAAAATTTTTTGGCAAAAGTAG
- a CDS encoding EI24 domain-containing protein, whose protein sequence is MINLLRLGFKDFFTAKFITLSILPLFLSMLCLAWLSIWGGGEIFDLLSDGAKNENFAFLESNSTLSFIAIKILSFSATKWIVSILFYVLSTFLTIIISIVIALIVAGFLTPVVAKEINKRHYNYVLKSEASTARVLKVMMVEIMKFLGILLVCLPLLFVPVLNFFIINVPFFYIYYKLLLIDVGSNTLDSDKFELALLEGGGVKFIAFTLLFYLISLVPLVGLFFQLYFVIVLSHLFYQREALVKI, encoded by the coding sequence ATGATAAATCTTCTTCGTCTTGGCTTTAAAGACTTTTTTACAGCCAAATTTATAACGCTATCTATATTGCCGCTTTTTCTTAGCATGCTTTGCCTAGCTTGGCTAAGTATCTGGGGAGGCGGCGAGATATTTGACCTTTTAAGTGACGGCGCTAAAAATGAAAATTTTGCCTTTTTAGAGTCAAACTCGACGCTCTCTTTTATAGCTATTAAAATTTTAAGCTTTAGCGCTACAAAGTGGATAGTTAGCATACTTTTTTACGTTCTAAGTACCTTTTTAACGATCATCATTAGTATCGTGATCGCCCTAATCGTAGCTGGCTTTTTAACGCCAGTTGTGGCTAAAGAGATAAACAAAAGGCACTACAACTACGTGCTTAAAAGCGAGGCTAGCACGGCTAGAGTGCTAAAGGTGATGATGGTTGAGATCATGAAATTTCTTGGGATCTTGCTCGTTTGCTTGCCACTTTTGTTTGTGCCAGTTTTAAATTTTTTCATCATCAACGTGCCGTTTTTTTACATCTACTACAAACTTTTGCTAATAGACGTTGGCTCAAACACACTTGATAGCGATAAATTTGAGTTAGCGTTGCTTGAAGGCGGTGGGGTTAAATTTATCGCTTTTACGCTTTTATTTTATCTCATCTCGCTTGTGCCGCTTGTGGGATTATTTTTTCAGCTTTATTTCGTGATAGTCTTGTCACACCTCTTTTATCAAAGAGAGGCGCTAGTTAAAATTTAG
- a CDS encoding retention module-containing protein has product MAKEAGVVKSLSGKAVAVDQNGNERELKVGDIVYMGESVKTSDAADKVTIVANNGKELTVLGSDTLSLNPNTIGTEGLADISALQNAILNGGDLTKLEETAAGGNAAAGGGDGVSLGEARFAEGGHYSNINETYRNLTDTNRAFASYDSPIGGYNDGNSGDDTIIPSAPLVTFVNDTNNDGTLSRVEHGNDTDINTSKVLITVPNDGTVRAGDVLNVTVTDPDGNKTVTNVVITPAIISSGYPLDAPIKPGKVSTVDATITNFQGHVSGSSEDSVTPNRSSVSVEFTEDRNDDGFLTYTENKNDGKQNESPVLIKVSDVIPGDKLHITLTKPDGSTENREVTIDQNIINNGYKMTDMPVAEDKLSKVEAYVTDSTNSNTWKSDTASDSVTPDIRPTLIFTEDIDNDTGLSDLENGRDGNYRSTPVDITLPKDVVVGDKIVITYTDPLNYNNTNPSVPHEKTITVELTPEMVRDHKVTGVPLDIFPGVRTTASVHVVDKNGAIKSAESDTDNVYPIGSGLRIELSEQKTLHEISRQESVTKIDKNFNGVNEDLGDEKVNHTTAKITLPNRVDDGDKLTLSIKTPKLDPNDSTGRTVLMDPADPSGKTPLYENTTRDFTIRVNDKGVITKVVEHTNSGDVDYTPLKEELNQWAINVEGFNVRHEGDTTINASITHINPNRNVPIAPVEASASLEYVKAPEVIFEEANGAKTMTREQAISDHDLNNTTVTIKLPKNAVSGDKLTVTINEPNETPKTKEYTVGIDANGKFFVKDSAGNEINTETDGRSFKISGIKTATGEETKVTAEIVDSDGSIQHATGSSSVTIAGINDMAIRFVEDGDGNVSLTRAESKDGDNKLDETTIAVKVPNNVIKGDIVNVTIDGASPKTYKVTGRDDHGKITLEDTSTHTSITVNDKNEFKIEGVHIEAGKPINVSAETTDASGGKKAEAQNHNTLEKLHDDMKITFDADDGDGILGNAEANGTTTMTTIKLPSNFVDGDKLIINSKTGNNSAPEEIYTINKNNGVVTVTNDNGGAPLIVNGNAVKYPLTNLQNGEETIITAKVTGAAGDVSETKSNIILDTGAGTGTRFRLLIDEDKDRNGVLDREEAMKDHQLNTTSATLQIPTSVNVGDTITVNVDGGTPKTYTVVSNDGTNVTIKDAATNTPVTLEAGNKLKIPDVHIDKDHPAKVEATINGETKTAEAKLETFDATNLKVEFKEDDASRDGKIDRDEAVSVDGVKVTTISVQVPYNVIDGDKIAVTINEPQANGTMASRTLPYTVSKAPNGDISLVDAAGTHPLRNNTIEIGDVKMLPGKETSATATITNAAGDMSATSPEAKAQLAPLSEAGLNISIAADANDNGIITRDESSSNASKVKVSLPGSVIKGDKIDVEITNPDNSQATKHYEVIDKDVNGNITLKEAGSATPIHVSANDPLVLDAAIAVGKDTVAKVTLTDAFNNSVSKEDKAHAEIDVVRGIQFTEDASRDNALQSYENSKDQDTTPIKVYLNEDARAGDTVEIKYTDPDNHAQTKTVNHVLTADDMSKGSFEQSLDINARSAYDLKVDATFKTSQGLETKLPAQTLHIEIEDYTVKYDEHTTMKGGNNNNDTLIVDGQTVDFSHVAGLDAKVESFENIQLQGNSEIKFNANAIFDITDNLNTILKIKGAVDEHGNSTTKVDLDHKWTADSNYDASGFKGYSSVDQVSGQTIHIQIDDKVQTDL; this is encoded by the coding sequence ATGGCTAAAGAAGCGGGTGTAGTAAAATCGCTAAGTGGCAAGGCGGTCGCAGTTGATCAAAACGGAAACGAGAGAGAGCTAAAAGTTGGCGACATCGTTTATATGGGCGAGAGTGTCAAAACTAGCGATGCAGCCGATAAAGTAACTATTGTTGCAAATAATGGCAAAGAGCTAACTGTACTAGGCAGTGACACGCTTTCTTTAAATCCAAATACGATAGGCACTGAGGGCTTAGCCGATATAAGCGCATTACAAAATGCTATTTTAAATGGTGGCGATCTAACAAAACTTGAAGAGACTGCTGCTGGTGGTAATGCTGCTGCTGGTGGTGGAGATGGCGTTAGCCTTGGCGAAGCCAGATTTGCTGAGGGTGGTCACTACTCAAACATCAATGAAACTTATAGAAATTTAACTGATACAAATAGAGCTTTTGCTTCATACGATAGCCCAATTGGTGGCTACAATGATGGAAATAGCGGCGATGATACTATAATTCCAAGTGCACCGCTTGTAACTTTCGTAAACGATACTAACAATGACGGCACTTTAAGTAGAGTTGAGCATGGAAACGATACAGATATAAATACGTCTAAAGTTCTTATCACAGTGCCAAATGATGGTACAGTAAGAGCTGGCGATGTGCTAAATGTCACTGTAACTGACCCAGATGGCAATAAAACTGTAACAAATGTTGTTATAACACCAGCTATCATAAGCAGTGGCTATCCACTTGACGCACCTATAAAACCGGGCAAAGTTTCAACAGTAGATGCTACTATTACAAATTTCCAAGGACATGTTAGTGGTAGCAGTGAGGATAGTGTAACTCCAAATAGATCTAGCGTAAGTGTTGAATTTACAGAAGATAGAAATGACGATGGATTTTTAACATATACAGAAAATAAAAATGATGGTAAACAAAATGAGTCACCAGTACTTATAAAAGTAAGTGATGTTATCCCTGGAGATAAGCTTCACATTACGCTAACAAAACCAGATGGTTCGACTGAAAATAGAGAAGTTACTATCGATCAAAATATAATCAATAACGGCTACAAGATGACAGATATGCCAGTTGCTGAAGATAAACTCTCAAAAGTAGAAGCATATGTTACTGATAGTACAAACTCTAACACTTGGAAGAGTGATACTGCATCTGATAGTGTTACACCAGACATAAGACCGACTTTGATATTTACTGAAGATATTGATAATGACACTGGGTTAAGTGATCTTGAAAATGGACGAGATGGCAATTACAGAAGCACTCCAGTAGATATAACTCTTCCAAAAGATGTAGTAGTTGGTGATAAGATCGTTATAACTTATACTGATCCGTTAAATTATAATAACACCAATCCATCAGTTCCACATGAAAAAACAATCACAGTAGAACTAACTCCAGAAATGGTTAGAGATCATAAAGTAACTGGTGTACCACTTGATATATTCCCTGGAGTAAGAACAACTGCTAGTGTTCATGTAGTGGATAAAAATGGTGCTATAAAAAGTGCAGAGTCAGATACAGATAATGTATATCCAATTGGATCAGGATTAAGAATAGAACTATCTGAACAAAAAACTCTTCATGAAATTTCAAGACAAGAAAGTGTTACTAAGATTGATAAGAATTTTAATGGTGTCAATGAAGATTTGGGTGATGAAAAAGTAAATCATACAACTGCAAAGATCACATTGCCAAATAGAGTTGATGATGGTGATAAGCTTACACTTTCTATAAAAACTCCTAAGCTAGACCCTAATGACAGTACAGGCAGAACAGTATTGATGGATCCAGCTGATCCTAGTGGCAAGACACCATTATATGAAAACACCACAAGAGACTTTACTATACGTGTAAACGATAAAGGTGTTATAACTAAAGTAGTAGAGCATACTAATTCTGGTGATGTTGATTACACTCCTTTAAAAGAGGAGCTTAATCAATGGGCTATTAATGTTGAAGGATTTAATGTAAGACACGAAGGCGATACAACTATAAATGCTAGTATCACCCACATAAATCCAAACAGGAACGTTCCTATAGCTCCAGTAGAGGCTTCAGCTAGCTTAGAGTATGTAAAAGCGCCTGAAGTTATCTTTGAAGAGGCTAATGGAGCCAAGACTATGACTAGAGAGCAGGCTATCAGCGACCATGACCTTAATAACACAACAGTTACTATCAAACTTCCTAAAAATGCAGTAAGTGGAGATAAATTAACTGTAACCATAAATGAGCCAAATGAGACTCCTAAAACAAAAGAATATACTGTTGGAATAGACGCGAATGGTAAGTTTTTTGTAAAAGATAGTGCTGGTAATGAAATAAATACAGAAACAGATGGCAGAAGTTTCAAAATTTCTGGTATCAAAACAGCAACTGGCGAAGAAACTAAAGTAACAGCTGAGATAGTAGATAGTGACGGTAGCATCCAACATGCAACAGGATCAAGTAGTGTTACGATTGCTGGTATAAACGATATGGCTATAAGATTTGTAGAAGATGGTGATGGCAATGTATCTCTAACAAGAGCTGAGAGTAAAGACGGAGATAACAAGCTAGACGAAACTACAATCGCAGTAAAAGTACCAAATAACGTTATAAAAGGTGATATAGTAAATGTAACAATAGATGGTGCTTCACCTAAAACTTATAAGGTTACAGGTAGGGATGATCATGGTAAGATCACACTAGAAGATACTTCTACTCATACTTCTATAACCGTAAATGATAAAAATGAGTTTAAGATCGAAGGCGTTCATATAGAAGCTGGTAAGCCTATCAACGTATCTGCAGAGACTACTGATGCAAGCGGTGGCAAAAAAGCTGAAGCACAAAACCATAACACTCTCGAAAAACTTCATGATGATATGAAGATCACTTTTGATGCAGATGATGGTGATGGTATCCTAGGTAATGCAGAAGCAAATGGAACCACTACGATGACAACCATTAAGTTACCTTCAAATTTTGTTGATGGTGATAAGCTCATAATAAACAGTAAAACAGGTAATAATAGTGCACCTGAGGAAATTTATACGATAAACAAAAATAATGGCGTTGTTACTGTTACAAATGATAATGGAGGCGCTCCTCTAATAGTAAATGGCAATGCAGTTAAATATCCTCTAACAAATTTACAAAATGGCGAAGAGACTATTATCACTGCTAAAGTAACTGGTGCTGCTGGCGATGTATCAGAGACAAAGAGCAATATCATACTTGACACCGGTGCTGGAACTGGAACAAGATTTAGACTACTTATCGATGAAGATAAAGATAGAAATGGTGTGCTAGATAGAGAAGAAGCTATGAAAGATCACCAATTAAATACAACTTCTGCTACGCTTCAGATACCAACAAGTGTAAATGTAGGTGATACTATAACAGTTAATGTAGATGGAGGAACTCCTAAAACTTATACAGTTGTTTCAAATGATGGTACAAACGTTACTATAAAAGACGCAGCAACTAATACTCCTGTCACGCTTGAGGCAGGCAACAAGCTAAAAATACCTGATGTTCATATAGACAAAGATCATCCAGCTAAAGTAGAAGCTACTATAAACGGAGAAACAAAAACAGCTGAAGCTAAGCTAGAAACATTTGATGCTACAAATTTAAAGGTTGAATTTAAAGAAGATGATGCAAGTAGAGATGGCAAGATAGATAGAGATGAAGCTGTATCAGTTGATGGCGTAAAAGTAACAACTATAAGCGTTCAAGTGCCATATAATGTTATAGATGGTGACAAAATAGCAGTAACTATCAATGAGCCACAAGCTAATGGCACTATGGCGTCTAGAACTCTACCTTATACGGTTTCAAAAGCTCCTAATGGCGATATATCACTAGTAGATGCGGCTGGCACTCATCCTTTACGTAACAATACTATTGAGATTGGCGATGTTAAAATGCTCCCAGGCAAAGAGACTAGCGCAACTGCAACCATAACAAACGCTGCTGGTGATATGTCTGCAACTTCTCCTGAAGCTAAAGCACAACTTGCTCCACTAAGCGAGGCAGGACTAAACATAAGCATAGCTGCTGATGCAAATGATAATGGCATTATCACAAGAGATGAGTCAAGTAGCAATGCTTCAAAAGTAAAAGTTTCTCTTCCAGGAAGCGTGATAAAAGGCGATAAGATAGATGTTGAGATAACAAATCCTGATAACTCTCAAGCAACTAAACATTACGAAGTTATAGACAAAGATGTTAATGGCAACATAACACTAAAAGAGGCGGGCTCTGCTACACCTATCCATGTCTCTGCAAATGATCCTCTTGTGCTTGATGCAGCTATCGCAGTTGGCAAAGATACAGTGGCAAAAGTAACTCTAACTGATGCATTTAATAATAGCGTAAGTAAAGAAGATAAAGCACATGCTGAGATAGATGTTGTAAGAGGTATTCAATTTACAGAGGATGCAAGTAGAGATAATGCGTTGCAAAGTTATGAAAATTCTAAAGATCAGGACACAACGCCTATCAAAGTTTATCTGAACGAAGATGCAAGAGCTGGCGATACAGTTGAGATCAAATATACTGATCCAGACAATCACGCTCAAACAAAGACAGTAAATCATGTGCTAACAGCTGATGATATGAGTAAAGGTTCATTTGAGCAATCACTTGATATCAACGCAAGATCAGCCTATGATCTAAAAGTTGATGCAACATTTAAAACTTCACAAGGATTAGAGACTAAACTTCCAGCGCAAACACTTCATATAGAGATCGAAGACTATACGGTTAAATATGATGAACACACAACTATGAAAGGTGGCAATAACAATAATGACACTTTAATAGTTGATGGACAAACAGTTGATTTTAGTCATGTGGCTGGTCTTGATGCTAAAGTTGAAAGCTTTGAAAATATCCAACTTCAAGGCAACTCTGAGATC
- a CDS encoding ATP/GTP-binding protein: MQTNFYSQGSYNNMSFSMKTSSGDEISFSMYDNKNLEFSSQKNGTSSQRSLTLTHEYGYEFAYKGNGIDEQDMKEIEEAMKQIRPQVDEFMKNVKEGDKIAGSSQSISELSNKIKQMLPDAKDMDHKNFINDNMLKMFDELLAKNDANKNLLSATKRLFDTLLDESKKVSYYA; this comes from the coding sequence ATGCAAACAAATTTTTACTCTCAAGGAAGCTACAACAACATGAGCTTTTCGATGAAGACTAGCTCAGGCGACGAGATAAGCTTTTCGATGTATGACAACAAAAATTTAGAGTTTTCAAGCCAGAAAAATGGCACTTCAAGCCAAAGAAGCTTAACTCTCACGCACGAATACGGCTATGAGTTTGCTTATAAAGGCAATGGCATAGACGAACAGGATATGAAAGAGATCGAAGAGGCGATGAAGCAAATTCGCCCGCAAGTAGATGAATTTATGAAAAACGTCAAAGAGGGCGACAAGATCGCAGGTAGCAGCCAAAGCATAAGTGAGCTTTCAAACAAGATCAAGCAGATGTTGCCTGACGCAAAAGATATGGATCACAAAAATTTCATAAATGACAATATGCTAAAGATGTTTGACGAACTTTTAGCTAAAAATGACGCTAATAAAAATCTACTAAGTGCGACAAAAAGGTTATTTGATACCTTGCTTGATGAGAGCAAAAAAGTATCTTACTACGCTTAA